A section of the Xiphias gladius isolate SHS-SW01 ecotype Sanya breed wild chromosome 8, ASM1685928v1, whole genome shotgun sequence genome encodes:
- the galk2 gene encoding N-acetylgalactosamine kinase — protein MATNPPKLKTAISANERLQNLKNTFETKYGESPLFYACAPGRVNLIGEHIDYCGYSVLPMAIEQNILAAVSVNNSGTIQLANTNPQYKDFTVSCSEDIAIDRDNPKWHFYFLCGVKGIQEKFGIAPLSGMSCVVDGTIPPSSGLSSSSALVCCAGLVTMEANQKSLSKVALAEICAKCECYIGTEGGGMDQSISFLAESGTAKLIEFQPLRATDVKLPDGAVFVISNCCVEMNKAASSHFNIRVVECRIATKMLARARGLDSSRPLKLAEVQTALKASLEEMLALVDEVLHPEPYSREEVCKVLGVTSEQFSTELLSTNTQHVTHFKLHQRAKHVYGEAARVLQFKTVCDSETAASIQLLGDLMNQSHASCRDLYECSCPALDQLVDICRMSGAVGSRLTGAGWGGCAVSMVPSEKVEYFLQAVREAYYLPDPRRAAMEKQSLFVSKPGGGAAVFLEE, from the exons ATGGCCACAAATCCGCCCAAGTTAAAGACTGCGATTAGTGCAAATGAAAG GCTGCAAAACTTGAAGAATACTTTTGAAACAAAGTATGGAGAATCCCCTCTCTTCTATGCATGTGCACCGGGAAGGGTGAATCTAATAG GGGAGCACATCGATTACTGCGGCTATTCTGTGCTTCCAATGGCTATTGAACAGAATATCCTCGCAGCTGTGTCGGTGAACAATTCAGGGACGATCCAGCTGGCCAACACAAATCCTCAATACAA GGATTTCACTGTGTCATGTTCAGAGGACATTGCCATAGACAGAGACAATCCAAAgtggcatttttattttctctgtggagTTAAAGGTATTCAG GAGAAGTTTGGCATCGCTCCTTTGTCAGGGATGTCGTGTGTTGTTGATGGAACCATTCCTCCGAGCTCGGGTCTGTCCAGTTCTAGTGCCTTAGTTTGCTGTGCCGGGCTTGTAACAATGGAGGCAAATCAGAAGTCCCTGTCCAAG GTGGCTCTTGCTGAGATATGTGCCAAATGTGAGTGCTACATTGGCACAGAGGGAGGTGGCATGGACCAGTCCATCTCATTCCTGGCAGAGAGCGGAACT GCGAAGCTGATAGAGTTTCAGCCTCTGCGGGCCACTGATGTTAAGCTCCCCGATGGGGCCGTGTTTGTGATCTCCAATTGCTGCGTAGAGATGAACAAAGCCGCTTCTTCTCACTTCAATATCCGCGTGGTGGAGTGTCGAATCGCCACAAAG ATGCTGGCCCGGGCGAGGGGGCTGGACTCCAGCCGGCCGTTGAAGCTGGCCGAGGTTCAGACGGCGCTGAAGGCCTCCCTGGAGGAGATGCTGGCTCTGGTGGACGAGGTGTTGCATCCTGAGCCGTACAGCCGAGAGGAGGTCTGCAAGGTGCTGGGAGTCACCTCCGAGCAGTTTTCCACGGAGCTGTTGAGCACTAACACTCAGCACG tGACGCACTTTAAGCTGCACCAGCGAGCCAAGCACGTGTACGGTGAAGCTGCGCGGGTGCTGCAGTTTAAGACCGTGTGTGACTCTGAGACTGCTGCGTCCATACAGCTACTGGGAGACCTGATGAACCAGAGCCATGCAAGCTGCAGGGACCTGTATGAGTGCAGCTGCCCTGCGCTGGACCAACTGGTGGACATCTGTCG GATGTCTGGGGCTGTGGGCTCCCGGCTGACCGGAGCTGGTTGGGGCGGCTGTGCCGTCTCCATGGTACCCAGTGAGAAGGTGGAGTACTTCTTACAAGCTGTTAGAGAGGCCTACTACCTGCCTGATCCGCGCAGAGCAGCCATGGAAAAGCAAAGTTTGTTTGTATCGAAGCctggtggaggagctgcagtTTTCCTCGAGGAGTGA